In the genome of Limanda limanda chromosome 15, fLimLim1.1, whole genome shotgun sequence, one region contains:
- the abcg5 gene encoding ATP-binding cassette sub-family G member 5, whose amino-acid sequence MYNIDSVQAEEPENRSKVNESFSYVSEEKRNVWRESKEERSEPSCSLSVRNISYTVSERVGPWWDLPTYRKRWTRQILNDVSFHVDSGQIMGILGNSGSGKTTLLDAISGRIGHRATLLGEIFINGRKLKREEYQDCFSYVLQSDNLLSYLTVEETLTYTAQLALRKHSAGAIKKKVSAAMAELSLSHVAHSVIGGRIFPGISGGERRRVSIAAQLLQDPRVILLDEPTTGLDSMTANQIVVLLAQLARRNRVVIVTIHQPRSELFRMFSRIAIMSRGELVFCGQPGEMVDFFSQCGYECPDYCNPFDIYVDFTSVDTRSSEREAATFSRMHEITSSYQRSAIYQSMLGKIEQSLQRVDKPVIPFKSKESPNGAAKLEVLLRRTTRNLSRDRMGVLMRLSQNLIYGLFVAFFVMHLDLEVSKGAVQDRIGIIYQSIGASPYTGMLNAVALFPALRAISDQESQDGLYTKWQMFLAYIFHILPLSILSVVIFTSFLYWTVGMHPDIIRFLCFTAVVLVPHIIGELLTVVLLGVVQDPNMVNTGVALLNIAGICVGSGFLRSTKQMPEVFKWLSYLTFQKYSCELLIVTEFDGLDFTCNISKPLPGACLVTQGSQIIDEGYPGALSRYTLDFVLLYSFLPALLLLGMISFKIRDKLVRH is encoded by the exons ATGTACAACATTGACTCGGTGCAGGCGGAGGAGCCAGAGAACAGGAGCAAAGTTAATGAATCCTTCAGTTATGTgtcggaggagaagaggaacgtGTGGAGGGAAAGCAAAGAGGAGCGATCGGAGCCCTCCTGCAGCCTGAGCGTCAGAAACATCTCCTACACAGTCAG tgaGCGTGTGGGTCCATGGTGGGACTTACCTACCTACAGGAAGCGATGGACTCGTCAGATCCTAAACGATGTCTCCTTCCACGTAGACAGCGGGCAGATCATGGGCATACTGGGAAACTCAG GCTCAGGAAAGACCACGTTGTTAGACGCCATCTCGGGGAGGATCGGACACCGAGCTACTCTGCTGGGTGAGATCTTCATTAACGGCCGgaaactgaagagggaagagtATCAGGACTGTTTCTCCTACGTgctgcag AGTGATAATTTGTTGAGTTATCTGACAGTGGAGGAGACGCTGACGTACACGGCCCAGCTCGCTCTGCGGAAGCACTCGGCCGGAGCGATCAAGAAAAAG GTTTCCGCCGCGATGGCCGAGCTGAGTCTGAGTCACGTGGCTCACAGTGTTATAGGAGGTCGCATTTTCCCAGGAATCTctgggggggagaggaggagggtctCCATCGCTGCCCAGCTACTTCAGGACCCAA GGGTGATCCTATTGGATGAGCCGACCACTGGCCTGGACAGCATGACCGCCAATCAGATTGTGGTTCTCCTGGCCCAGCTGGCCCGAAGGAACCGTGTCGTCATAGTAACCATCCACCAGCCACGCTCCGAGCTCTTCAGG ATGTTCAGCAGGATCGCTATCATGAGTCGTGGAGAGCTGGTCTTCTGTGGGCAGCCAGGAGAGATGGTGGACTTCTTCAGTCAATGTGGATACGAGTGTCCAGACTACTGCAACCCCTTTGACATCTACG TGGACTTCACCTCAGTGGACACGCGCAGCAGTGAGAGGGAGGCGGCCACGTTCAGTCGCATGCACGAGATCACGTCGTCCTACCAGAGGTCGGCCATCTACcaaagcatgctgggaaagATAGAGCAGAGCCTGCAGCGGGTAGACAAACCTGTCATCCCCTTTAAGAGCAAAGAGTCGCCCAACGGTGCAGCCAAGCTGGAGGTTCTGCTCAG GCGGACCACAAGAAACCTCTCCAGAGACCGGATGGGCGTCCTGATGCGTCTGTCCCAGAACTTGATCTACGGCCTCTTCGTGGCCTTCTTCGTGATGCACCTGGACCTCGAGGTCTCCAAGGGAGCGGTGCAGGACCGCATCGGCATCATCTACCAGAGCATCGGTGCTTCGCCCTACACTGGCATGCTGAACGCTGTGGCACTCT TCCCGGCGCTGCGAGCCATCAGTGATCAGGAGAGTCAGGATGGTCTGTACACTAAATGGCAAATGTTCTTGGCCTACATCTTCCACATCCTGCCCCTCAGCATCCTGAGTGTCGtcatcttcacctccttcctaTACTG GACGGTGGGGATGCACCCCGACATCATACGGTTCCTGTGCTTCACTGCTGTGGTCCTCGTCCCACATATTATAG GCGAGCTGCTGACTGTGGTGTTACTGGGAGTGGTCCAAGACCCCAACATGGTCAACACTGGTGTGGCTCTGCTCAATATCGCAGGGATCTGTGTGGGGTCCGGCTTCCTGAG AAGCACTAAGCAGATGCCGGAGGTCTTCAAGTGGCTCAGCTACCTGACCTTCCAGAAGTACAGCTGTGAGCTGCTCATCGTCACCGAGTTCGACGGACTCGACTTCACATGCA ATATTTCCAAACCGTTGCCAGGAGCCTGTCTGGTCACACAGGGCAGTCAGATCATCGATGAGGGCTATCCAGGCGCTCTGTCCAGATACACCCTGGACTTTGTTCTGCTCTACTCCTTCCTCCCTGCCCTCCTGCTGCTCGGTATGATCAGCTTCAAGATCAGAGACAAGCTTGTACGTCACTAG
- the dync2li1 gene encoding cytoplasmic dynein 2 light intermediate chain 1: MPKISSDSLWEQAAEEVWLRERGAGEEAGGESLTERSVLLMGSKSGGKTSILLRCLDRDEPSKPTLALEYTFGRRARGHSTPKDISHLWELGGGTSLSDLVQIPITPASFSSFSVILVLDLSKPNSLWGTMEKLLQAAQAQLEKVSSQAQQAEKTKAGAKHQSSVHPATRVLPKDYPDRELISPFPVPLLIIGSKYDIFQEFDSEKRKVVSKTLRFIAHYYAASLIFTSIKLESLMSKTKSFFSHLAFCVDRGKTVCSDSTKPLLIPEGSDSFSQIGSPPAAADVDITSLHAKNPKDLWKKVYERVFPQESTGEQRELKDPAKDPQYSVPQIDAMRAQKDQELDQYKRNAAKSWKGLELET, from the exons ATGCCAAAAATAAG CTCGGACTCGCTGTGGGAGCAGGCCGCGGAGGAGGTTTGGCTCCGGGAGAGAGGAGCCGGGGAGGAGGCCGGAGGAGAGTCCCTCACCGAGAGGAGTGTGCTCCTGATGGGGAGCAAGTCCGGG GGTAAAACGTCCATTCTCCTCCGCTGTCTGGACAG GGACGAGCCATCCAAGCCGACCCTGGCCCTGGAATACACCTTCGGCAGACGGGCTCGAGGACACAGCACG cCCAAAGACATATCTCACCTGTGGGAGCTGGGAGGAGGGACCTCTCTGTCAGACCTGGTCCAGATCCCCATCACTCCTGCCAGCTTCAG ctCTTTCTCTGTCATCCTCGTTCTGGACCTGTCCAAACCCAACTCCCTGTGGGGAACcatggagaagctgctgcaggccGCACAAGCTCAGCTGGAGAAAGTCTCCTCGCAGGCACAACAAGCAGAGAAGACCAAAGCTGGGGCCAAACACCAGTCGTCTGTCCACCCAGCAACACGTGTCTTACCTAAAGATTATCCT GACAGAGAGCTGATCAGCCCCTTTCCTGTTCCCCTACTCATCATTGGCAGCAAGTATGACATCTTTCAG gaaTTTGACTCTGAGAAGAGGAAAGTGGTCAGTAAGACGCTCCGTTTCATTGCCCACTACTACGCTGCCTCTCTCATT TTCACCAGCATCAAGCTGGAAAGCCTCATGTCAAAAACTAAGAGCTTCTTCTCCCACCTGGCGTTTTGTGTGGACAGAGG GAAAACGGTGTGTTCTGACTCCACTaagcctctcctcatcccaGAAGGCTCTGACTCCTTCAGTCAAATAG GcagtcctcctgctgctgctgatgtggaCATTACGTCACTGCACGCCAAAAACCCAAAGGATCTCTGGAAGAAAGTCTACGAGCGAGTTTTCCCTCAAGAG AGTACCGGTGAACAGAGGGAACTAAAGGATCCAGCCAAAGACCCTCAGTACAGCGTGCCTCAGATTGATGCCATGAGAGCCCAGAAAGACCAG GAGTTGGATCAGTATAAGAGAAATGCAGCCAAGTCATGGAAGGGATTGGAACTGGAGACCTGA
- the lyrm7 gene encoding complex III assembly factor LYRM7 has translation MGTRVKVLSVFKALHRTRQTVFKDDNKALAAAKLKINEEFRKNKDETSEESIAKMIKMGSDVEAVIRQTVLQMEHVGDNKLLLVPRESLLLENVPYCDQPRKKS, from the exons ATGGGGACTCGTGTGAAG GTCCTGAGCGTGTTTAAAGCGCTGCACAGAACAAGGCAGACTGTATTCAAAGACGACAACAAAGCACTGGCAG CTGCAAAATTAAAGATCAATGAGGAGTTCCggaaaaacaaagatgaaacGTCAGAAGAAAGCATTGCGAAG ATGATCAAAATGGGCTCAGATGTGGAAGCTGTTATTCGACAGACGGTGTTACAGATGGAACATGTCGGAGACAACAAGCTAC TGCTCGTACCCAGAGAGAGCCTCCTACTAGAGAATGTCCCCTATTGTGACCAGCCCAGGAAAAAGTCCTGA
- the hint1 gene encoding histidine triad nucleotide-binding protein 1 has translation MADETAKAQTAQPGGDTIFGKIIRKEIPVKLLYEDEQCVAFPDISPQAPTHILVVPKKPIVQLSQAEETDAALLGHLMIVAKKCAHDAGLDNGYRIVINDGRDGGQSVYHIHIHILGGRSMAWPPG, from the exons ATGGCTGACGAGACAGCTAAAGCACAGACCGCTCAGCCGGGCGGAGACACGATATTCGGCAAAATCATCCGCAAGGAGATTCCTGTGAAGCTGCTGTACGAGGACGAGCAG tgtGTAGCCTTCCCTGATATTTCTCCTCAAGCTCCCACTCACATCCTCGTCGTCCCGAAAAAGCCGATCGTTCAGCTGTCACAAGCCGAGGAGACTGATGCTGCA ttgTTGGGCCACTTGATGATAGTTGCCAAAAAGTGTGCTCATGACGCGGGTCTGGACAACGGCTACAGAATCGTCATCAATGATGGACGAGATGGAGGCCAGTCCGTCTACCACATCCACATCCACATCCTGGGTGGACGCAGCATGGCGTGGCCCCCTGGCTAA